A window of Pelagicoccus enzymogenes genomic DNA:
GGTTCTTGACCAATGCGCGCAAGTCTTCTCCAAGGTTATTTTTCTGGCTAGCCGGAGGCTGTACCCGCTCCCTCGTTCCCTTGAAGGTGATGAAGAACATCACCACGGAAACCGCGGCGAAGATCGCCATCGTCACTTGAAATCCAAACGCCTCGTTGTCCTCTCCCCCTATCGCATAAACCAAAGGGCGTACGAACATCGAGATGAGAAGACCACCCGCAAAGGCTCCAAAAAAGCGATAGCTGGAGACCAGTGTCCGTTCCGTAGAGGATGGCGATATTACGCCAAGCAAAGCCGAGTACGGGATATTGATAGCCGTGTAGGCCAGCATCATCGCGATGTAGGTGGCATACGCATAGGCGAGCTTTCCCTGTTCGCTGATATCGGGCACCACAAACATCAAGTATCCAATCATCCCATACGGAATGGCCATCCACAACAGGTACGGCCGAAACTTCCCCCAACGGCTGTTGGTGCGATCCGAGATGACGCCCATAATCGGATCGCTGAACATGTCGACCACCCGAGCCGCCAAAAATATACTCCCCGCCGCTGCGGGACCAATACCGAAAACGTCGGTGTAGTAGTACAGCAAGAACAGGTTAAAGGTCTGAAAGAAGAAGTTCGACGCGGTATCTCCCAAGCCGTAACTCAGCTTTTCAGAAACGCTAAGTCGTTCGCCATCTTTCGAGCCGGAATTTAGTAGTTCCGATTTCGATACACCTTTTGTGGCAGTCGTCATATGAAGGAAAAAACGGGAGCAGCGAGCAGAGCTGGCTACTACTACAAGGACGTAATTCAACAGAACGAGACCACTTCAGGCCTCGTAGGAAACAGTTTTCAAAAAAAAGAGCGGCGCCGGATCGCAGTTGACTACGCCAGCGCCGCCCACACTACCATTCGTTTAAAGGTCCATGCCAAACTGGAGGCGGTACTCGGTCGGCTTAGCGTAGATGTATCCGTAGGCAGCTTGATCGTTCATTACGTTGTAAACGTTGAGCTGCACATGAGCATTACGCTCGCCTAGCTTGAAGTCGTACTTCGCCATGGCATCGATGTTGATGCGAGTATCTGTTTCCAATACTACGCGTTGTCCGTTGGTGTCGGTCACGAGCTGCCCCGAACCATCAGTGATTCCAGAGAAGTACTCGCGCTCGCTCTCGTACTGGAAGCCGAGGCCGAAGGAGAAGCCAGCAAGGGCGCCATCGTCGATACGGAAGTTACTCCAACCACTAAGCGAGTGACGTGGCGTGTCGTCCTGCTTTTCGCCCGCTCCATAACCGCGGCCCTGCCAAGTCGAAGTATCGCTTGGATCGAGGAACTGGTCGTCGAGCGAGTATCCAGAAAGTCCCCACGCTCCATCGGGGAAGTACCATACAGCCCACTTATCCACGCCACCGGCTCCCCAAGGATACTCGGGGAAGGCGCCAGCGTTCACCACGGAGCGCTTGGTCTGGGCGTAATTCAGCACGAACTGCATGTTATCGTTCGGCGCGTAGTTGAACTGAGCTTCCCAACCCGAGGACTCTTGGTCGCCGCTGAGGTAGGCATCGTAGCCACCGGCTTCGGCAGACGCGAAGTCGAGAGTCGCGTTGTTCGTGTTGTCATCCTGGATGTACAACCAACCTGGCCAACCTGGGTTCGTGGTCTTGGAGGCGTTGAAGACTGTGTCCATGTAGGCCACCCCTTCCGGTGCAGTCGCATTGAGGTACCATGCGCCGTCAAGCTGGTAAGCTGCTCCCGCGTCGACCGCCGCATCCCACTGTGGCTTGGCAACCGTGAAGGAACCATTGCGCCATTCCGCTTCCACGGTCGGATTGAAGTCTGAAACGTTATAGATGATATCCGCGTCTGGATCGAAGCGACCCTTCGCTGGCGAAGGTGCCCACCAGTAAAAGATCGGCGTACCCGTTTGCTTGATACGGTACGCACTGATGGTACCGCTGAGCTTGCCGTCCAACATGTCGAACTTGACGCCTGCTTCCTCGCTTTCCGCCGTTACAGCATCCATAGCGTTGCCGTAGACGTCGCGGTTACCGTCGAAGTTTGGCATGATGCCTTCTGCCTTGAGGGCATAAACTGAAAGGTTCTTGGTCAACTTGTAAGTGATGCCTGCCTGAGACGTATCCTTCTCCTTGGCGCCTGGATCGTTGCGAGTGACGGTGTCCTGACGGAAGTCTTCAACGCGGCCTCGGAAGTCGTTTCGGTCGCGACGTATGCCTGCCACTGCCGTCAAACGCTCGTTAAGCCAGCTGCCTTGGTAGACAAGGTAGGTACCTTGGTTCCAAGAGAGGTCGTTGACCTGCGCGGCCCTCTCCATTCCAGGAGCTGCCGTACCGTCGCCGTTAACGCCAAAGCGCATGTAGGAAGAATCGGTCGGGTCCCAGTAGAAGTATTGATTCTGGATGGTACCGCGAGTGGAGACCGACTTCTCGGAACTCTCTTCGGAGCGACCGAGCAAGAAGCTGTTCTGCAGTCCGAACAGCTCGCTGTTCTGGAACAGGTCAAAGTTGTAGTTCACTTCCGCGCGGATCTGATCGCGATCGATGACTTCGTTCTTGTCCGACCAGGAGCCTTGGAAGATCGCATCGGTCACTTCGCCAAATATGAACTCCGCATCCCCGTTTTCCACGCTCGCGGGAATCACCGTTATGGTGCTGCGCAGGTTTTCTGGACCTACGTTGTTGGTGATACCACCCGAGACGTCGCGGGAGTCAAACTCGACCTTGGAAGTGTTGTATCCAAGAAGCACATTCAAGTTGTCCGTGAAGCTGTGCGTCGCCTGCAGACGGATGTTGTGGGACTCGGTATTGAGGAAGGTGTCTGGACCGCTCCATCGCATGGTGCGAATTTCCTTGTCGGGGAACTGCAAGAAGCCCGCTCGTTCGAGGCGGTCTTGCTGGTTCGCCACATTCTCGCTGGAAAGGTCGCCACGGGCGCGGACGCTCTGGAAACCGACCGCGTTCTTGTCCTCCTTGCCATATTCCATGTCGATGGTGACTTCCGTCTTGTCCGTCGGGCGGAAAGTGAAGATCGGCGAAATGAACTGGCGGTTGTTTTCAGCGAGCTCGGTGTAGCTGCCGTTTTGCTCGTGCACTGCCGTGACGTAATAACCGAAGTTGATTTCGTTGTCCAAAGTGTTACCGGCCTCGTAAACGGCGCGATAGTGCTTCTGGTTACCGACACTGAGCGTGATGTGCTGCATTTCGTCAGCAGTTGGAAGCTTCGGCAGGTAATTGACGATGCCTCCGAAGTTACCGATCCCGTAGAGCAACGCCGCTGGACCGCGTATAACTTCCACACGGCCGATATTGGCAGCATCGGTAGCGAATTGGCGGCGATAACCGTCCCGTAGCGTCGCGTCGGTGATGAAGCCGCGCACCTTGTAAGAGGTTTGCGTCTTGTTGCTGGTCGCGCCCTCCGGGTTGTGGACGCCGCCGATCGTGCCAAAGCTGTTTCCCTTGCCGGCGTCATTCTGAGAGGACATGATCATCCCCGCGCTGTAGGCCAAGGACTGGCGCAAGTCGGTCGACCCGGTGTCCTTGATAAACGCGTCGGTGATCACCTCGATCGGCATTGGAATGTCCTTGATGGCGGCATTCAAGCGCGTACCGGAAATGGTGTTGGTGGCGCGGTAGCCACTGTCCTCAGAAGCGTCGACCTGAAAAGGCGACAGCTCGAAAACTTCCTCTTCTTCAGCGGAATCCGTTTGGGCGTTCAATGACGCCGCTAAGCCAATCGTGACGAAGCCGAAACGCTTCCACGAAGACCATAGCTTAGATTTATGACTCATTCGTTCGATATCCATTAGTCTAGTCTGGTTTGGGGTGGTAGGTAAAGTTCGGAGCCTAGTGAGAATTCCTCAATCGCTCCACTGTCGGGTCAAAAAAAGGGCAGGAATCCATCGTGCACGTCGGCCGGACAATCGCAGCGGGGTAAAAGCCCTTGGGGGTTATAAGGTGCACTTCAGTACAATTTGTTGCGTTCGTCAATTTATTATTTGCATTATTTTGCACCTTAAAAAATCTTCAAGCTAGCCCCCATGAAATTGTCAAAACAGCTCCTTCGCGCGCTCGCCCCCTGCGGGGCAGCTCTCTTAAGCCTCAGTTTCCCCTCTTCCGCCAGAGCCTCGGAGGGATGGCAACTCGTCTGGTCTGACGAATTCGAAGGCGACGGTTCGCCCAATCTTCAATGGTGGGACTTCGAGGAAGGCTACTTGCGCAACAACGAGCTACAGTACTATACGAAAAAGCGGCTCGAAAATTGCCGCAAGGAGAACGGCATGCTCGTAATCGAAGCCCGCCGCGACCATTTCGATGGGCACGCCGTCACTTCCGCCAGCCTCACCAGCCGACGCTCGGCCAGCTGGACCTACGGACGGTTCGAGGTACGGGCCCAACTGGCAGCCGGTCGCGGCACTTGGCCCGCCATTTGGATGCTCGGCGACAATATCGGCGAAGTCGGTTGGCCGCACTGCGGCGAAATCGATATCATGGAATTCGTAGGCTACGACCCGGACACCGTTCACGGCACCGTTCACACGACTGCCTACAACCACATTCAGAACACAGCTCGCGGCGGATCCACCGTTCGCGACGACCTCACCCAATCCATGCACGTATACGCCGTGGAGTGGGAACCTCATGAAATCCGCTTCTACGTCGACGACGAACTCTACTACACTTTTGAAAACGACCAGCTCGGCAACGATTCCACCTGGCCCTTTCACCGTCCCCAGCACCTGAAGCTAAATCTCGCGATTGGCGGCGACTGGGGCGGCTCGCAAGGCGTCGACCCAGCGATCTACCCCACTCAATTCCTCATCGACTACGTTCGCGTTTACCAACGCCATGAACAAGGTCCCTACACTCTAAAGATCGACAGCACAGGGCCAGGAACGGTCCGCATCGAGCCCGAGAAGGAATCATACGCGCCTGGCGAGACCGTCACCCTGATCGCAGATCCCGACATCGGCATGCGACTCGGCAAATGGAAAAACGTCCAAGTCGACCGTTCATTGAAAACCGAGCTACGGCTCGATCGATCCCTCGAGATTCATGCCGACTTCCTTGATCCCAGCTCCATGCTCCAAAACACAGATTTCAGCAACGGCACGAGCAATTGGTATAGCTATGTAGACGCAAACGCTGCAGCTGACATAGCCGTCAACGCAGAAAAACAAGCAACCGTCACCGTCAGCAACGCTGGATCGGCGGCCTGGCACGTCCAGCTGGGCCAGGGAGGCTTCGCCCTCGAAAACGGCCATCGGTACCGCCTCACTTTTCAGGCAAAATCGGTCAGCGGCTCCCCCAAGCTCGTCGCCGCCATCGCTCAAAACGCTTCTCCCTACGCAACGTATCAATCCTCCTCCATCGACCTTTCCCCCACGCTTCAAGAGCACGCCTTCTCCTTCACCCACACCCAAAGCAGCGAGTCCAACGCTCGCGTAGAATTCCGGCTTGGCAGCAGCGCGGGCCAAGTCGCGATCAACCAGGTTCGTCTCGTCAACCTAGACGAATCTCCCCTCACAGCCTACGAGCAGTGGAAGCAGCAACACGGCATCCGCCCCCTCGCCGACGATCGAGATCCCGACCAGGACCTTCGCCCCAATTTGCTGGAGTATCTCCTAAACACCTCCCCTCACTCCCCTAACCCATTCCAACCGGTAGCGCTCGTATCCAAAATTAACGGACAGTTGATTCTCGCCCCAAACTTTGACGCCAACTCCAAAGACGAATCCATCTCGGTCGCATTGCAACGGAGCGCCAACCTCGTCGACTGGGAAGACGGTGCCTCCTCGACGCTCCCCTTCAGTCGCTTGAAAATTATGGCTCCCCCGCCAATCCAAGACTGAAAGTTTGCGCCACCCGCGAAACGAAAGCGCCGTTCACGGAGCGCAAGTTACGTTTTCCCGAAGGCTTTGTTAAGTATGGGTGAAGGCAATCCCCGCTAGTTGACCAGCGATTCGATTCGGGCAAAGACTCGAACTATCGTATCAGCAATTCCGATACGTGTCATCACGAACAGAGACGCGTTCCTCGGCTTTGCTGCACGCTAATAGTCAAACTAGAAAACGCATGAAACCTGCATCCTACCTGCCAAAGCTTTCAGTGGCTCTGATCGCCGCTGGATCCGGCTCCCTCTTCGCCCAAAGCGTTGACGAGCCGACGACCGATAGAGTCTACGACCTCGAAGGCTTTACCGTAACCCCGCTCGAGCAATTCGCCAACCAAGCGATCTACGGTGAAACTCCGATATCCTTCTCGGAGGTCGGAAAAGAGGATCTAGACAAATACCTAGCGTCCCAGGACATCCCAATGGCGCTCAATTTCACGCCTTCCGTCTACGCAACTAACCAAGGTGGCGGAGCCGGCGATGCCCGTATCAACATCCGCGGCTTCGACCAGCGCAACGTCGCTGTCATGATCAACGGCGTTCCCGTCAACGACATGGAAAACGGCTGGGTCTACTGGTCCAACTGGGACGGCGTCGGCGACATCGCCTCCTCGGTGCAAGTCCAGCGCGGCATTTCCAATCTAGACCTCGCCGTGCCTTCCATCGGCGGTACGCTGAACATCATGACCAGCCCTGCCGGCCAAAACCGAGGCGGCATGCTGAAACAAGAGTTCGGATCAGACGGATTCTCCAAGACCACCCTCATCGGACACACCGGGCTCATCAACGACAAGTTTGCCGCCTCCGCCGCCATCGCTCGCAAAATGGGTGGCAGCTACATCGACGGAGTCTGGACCGACGCATGGAGCTGGTACATGGGAGCATCGCTACAATTAAACGATGCCAACACCATCGAGTTCTATGGGTTCGGCGCCCCTCAGAAACACGGGCAGAATCTCTACCAACGCAACATCGCCACCTATAGCGAAAGCACCGCTCGCAGCTTCGCGAACTTCGACGAGGAAGCCATCGACACCTTCTACGAGCGCGGCTTCGCCTACAACGAGACTTGGAACTACGTAGACGCGTCCTACACGGCCCCGCAAGCCGACCACCACGGCATCGGCCCTCGCCGCTTCGAAGGTTACATCAACGAACGCGAGAACTTCTACGACAAGCCGCAAGTCAGCGCCAACTGGTACTTCCGTCCAGAAGACAGCCAGTGGTCTTGGGACAACGTGCTCTACTACTCCGGCGGCGAAGGCGGCGGCACCGGCACCTACGGATCCGTTTCGCGAGTGTCCGACTTTGGTGGATACTTCCACCGCAACCGCGACTGGGACGCGGAGATCGCCCAGAACCAAGCCAACCTCGACAGCGCCGGACGCGCTGAATCGACCGGCATCCTGCGCAACTCTCGCAATAACCAGTACACCATTGGCTTGATTTCCAAGGCAACCTACGAAGCCTCTGAAAACTGGACCACGTCCTTCGGCCTCGACTGGCGCACCGCCGAAATCCAGCACTTCCGCGAAGTGCGCGACCTGCTTGGCGGCGACTACTACCTAGAGAACGAGCAGCAGAAAACGCTCGGCGGCATCATCGACTACAACAACACCAACACGGTCGACTGGCTCGGCGGATACTGGCAAGCCGCTTACGAAAAAGACGATTTCTCCGGCTTCGGCATGATCGGGCTATCACAGATCTCCTACAGCTTCCAGGACGACTACAACTGGGTGAACGGAGCGCCTCTCATAGTCGATTCCGACACCTTCGACGGGATGCAGCTCAAGCTCGGCGGACGCTACAACCTAAACGAATCCACAAGCGTGTACGCAAATTTAGGATACGTTGAAAAGGTACCAATTTTCGACAACGTCATCGACGACGGCTCAGGCGAAAAGTACCTCAACCCTCCTGACGAAATATTCGTCAACTACGAGATCGGCGTCAACTACACCGGGGCCGAAGGCAAGCTAACGCTCGGAGCCAACTACTATCGCACCAACTGGGACGACCGCGCCTTCTCGCGTCGTCTCGAACTTCGCCAAGGCGAGCAAATCGTATTCGACGAGTACGTGAACATCAGCGGCGTCAACCAGCGCCACCAAGGGCTCGAGTTCGAGGGCAGCTACCGTTTCAATAACCAGTTCAGCCTCAACGCCGCCGTTTCGCTCAATGACTGGGAATACACCAACGACGTAACCGCTCGCGTCCCCGGCCTCGACTCGGACTTGCAACAACTCATCCCTAGCCAGTTCGACCTCTACATCGCCAAGCTGAAGGTGGGCGACGCGCCGCAGACGCAGTTCTCCAGCAGCCTCACTTACACACCGCAAAGCGGCATGTACTTCACGGGCGCGATGCGATACAACGCTGACAACTACTCCAGCTTCGACCCGCTCAGCCGTACCAACGAAGACGACCGCATTCAAAGCTGGAAAGCGCCAGACTTCACAGTGTTCGACTTCCATGCCGGCTGGAAACTCCCCACCGATACCGACATCGAATACGAAATCTTCGCAAGCATCCTCAACGTCTTTGACGAAGAGTACATCCAAGACGCAACCGACTCCGACAGCTTCAGCGGATACCACACCGACTACTACGGCGACGAAGACCTAGGGATCGTAGGAAGCGGAGACTACCGCGACCTGCACGACGCCGACAGCGCCGCCGTCCACTTCGGAGCGCCTCGCCGCTTCAACGCCGGCATCAAGATGAGCTTCTAGGACACCGAAAACTCACCGTTCTGAGTTCAACCCAAAACAAGAGGCTACGCCGAAACGGCGTAGCCTCTCTTGCATTGGAGGCGACTATTCGCCCCCTCGTTTGGGGTTGGTTTAGCTCAATACAGCGAATGGCAACATTTCTGGCTCAACCAGCCATTCGAAATCATCGTAAGCCATCCGTATCAATTCCGTGTGCGTGCCCGCAGAAAAGAAGATATAGTCATCTTCCGCCAACTCCGGAGCAACGTAGACCTTCAGTCCGTAGAGATTTCCAAAAGGCGGGATCGCGCCTAAGTCACAACCGGGAAACCGATCCACGAAGTCTTCTTCATGGGCTAAGCTCACCCTTTTGGAACCAACGATTTCAGCCAAAAAGCCCAGATCGATTTGCTCCGATGCCGGCAGGACCGCCATCACCAGCTCATCGTCCAGCTTGACTACAACAGTCTTCGCCAAATCCCACCCAGAGACGTGGGCTCGCGCCGCCACCTCTTGGGCAGTGTACGCAGGCGAATGACTGATTCTCTGGTACTTGATCCGATGCAGATCCAAGTACTCGGTTATTCGAGCGATAGGCATAACGCTCACCTCCTATAGTTTCTAGTTCAAGGCCCTCGCCTCCAGCGAATGGCCGGCGACAAGAACCACGCCCTTAAGAGCGCACGTGCGGGGTATCTGTTGTCCGATTGTTGCTTGGAAAACGTCGGCGTCTCGACCGGGGGCCAGACCGTCGGCGGCAATGTATCCACTCTAGGAGTTCAAACGCAAAAGTCGAGCCCGCACAATTTGCAGCCTCCGATGAATTCCATAAGGCGCACAACCATAGTAGCTTCGCTACTGCAAAAAGCTTCAGGGTGTATCGAGCCCGCCCCCACCAACCGCTGCACGGAAGCTGAAGCTCAAGCTAGAGGCCCTCTTCGAGAGGCTTTTCCCTTAGGCAAAAGGCGAGTTCGAATACCGCTCCACTATAATCCGTATCCACATACCTGAGACTGCCCCCGATGTGTCTCGCCAGTTGAGAACTTATCGCCAAACCGATTCCCGCGCCCCCACTCTTTCCGCTGTTCATGGGCGCGAAGAGACGATCTCGCAAGCTAGGCTGAACTCCCTTCCCGGAGTCGCTTACGATCAGGCTGGCACTCTCTCCGTCGCTCGCCAATTCCACGAGCACCCAGCCTCCATCGGGCGTCGCTTCCAACGCGTTTTTCACCAGATTCGAAACCACGAGGCTTACGATGCTGCTGACCGAATTATCCATAGCCAAATCGCCCGGGCCCGTTACGGTAAAAGCGATCGATCTCGCCGCAGCCTTGGCCGCGAATCGCGATTCCAAGGCATCGAACAGGTCGCTAGCATGCGTTTCGTAGGACAAACCGCTGCTGGCGTCCTGCAGCACGGCAACGACTTCCTCGACCATGCGCTGCATCCGTTCCGCTGCCTCGCTCGCTCCCCTCCACT
This region includes:
- a CDS encoding aminoacyl-tRNA deacylase, which encodes MPIARITEYLDLHRIKYQRISHSPAYTAQEVAARAHVSGWDLAKTVVVKLDDELVMAVLPASEQIDLGFLAEIVGSKRVSLAHEEDFVDRFPGCDLGAIPPFGNLYGLKVYVAPELAEDDYIFFSAGTHTELIRMAYDDFEWLVEPEMLPFAVLS
- a CDS encoding TonB-dependent receptor; the encoded protein is MKPASYLPKLSVALIAAGSGSLFAQSVDEPTTDRVYDLEGFTVTPLEQFANQAIYGETPISFSEVGKEDLDKYLASQDIPMALNFTPSVYATNQGGGAGDARINIRGFDQRNVAVMINGVPVNDMENGWVYWSNWDGVGDIASSVQVQRGISNLDLAVPSIGGTLNIMTSPAGQNRGGMLKQEFGSDGFSKTTLIGHTGLINDKFAASAAIARKMGGSYIDGVWTDAWSWYMGASLQLNDANTIEFYGFGAPQKHGQNLYQRNIATYSESTARSFANFDEEAIDTFYERGFAYNETWNYVDASYTAPQADHHGIGPRRFEGYINERENFYDKPQVSANWYFRPEDSQWSWDNVLYYSGGEGGGTGTYGSVSRVSDFGGYFHRNRDWDAEIAQNQANLDSAGRAESTGILRNSRNNQYTIGLISKATYEASENWTTSFGLDWRTAEIQHFREVRDLLGGDYYLENEQQKTLGGIIDYNNTNTVDWLGGYWQAAYEKDDFSGFGMIGLSQISYSFQDDYNWVNGAPLIVDSDTFDGMQLKLGGRYNLNESTSVYANLGYVEKVPIFDNVIDDGSGEKYLNPPDEIFVNYEIGVNYTGAEGKLTLGANYYRTNWDDRAFSRRLELRQGEQIVFDEYVNISGVNQRHQGLEFEGSYRFNNQFSLNAAVSLNDWEYTNDVTARVPGLDSDLQQLIPSQFDLYIAKLKVGDAPQTQFSSSLTYTPQSGMYFTGAMRYNADNYSSFDPLSRTNEDDRIQSWKAPDFTVFDFHAGWKLPTDTDIEYEIFASILNVFDEEYIQDATDSDSFSGYHTDYYGDEDLGIVGSGDYRDLHDADSAAVHFGAPRRFNAGIKMSF
- a CDS encoding TonB-dependent siderophore receptor yields the protein MSHKSKLWSSWKRFGFVTIGLAASLNAQTDSAEEEEVFELSPFQVDASEDSGYRATNTISGTRLNAAIKDIPMPIEVITDAFIKDTGSTDLRQSLAYSAGMIMSSQNDAGKGNSFGTIGGVHNPEGATSNKTQTSYKVRGFITDATLRDGYRRQFATDAANIGRVEVIRGPAALLYGIGNFGGIVNYLPKLPTADEMQHITLSVGNQKHYRAVYEAGNTLDNEINFGYYVTAVHEQNGSYTELAENNRQFISPIFTFRPTDKTEVTIDMEYGKEDKNAVGFQSVRARGDLSSENVANQQDRLERAGFLQFPDKEIRTMRWSGPDTFLNTESHNIRLQATHSFTDNLNVLLGYNTSKVEFDSRDVSGGITNNVGPENLRSTITVIPASVENGDAEFIFGEVTDAIFQGSWSDKNEVIDRDQIRAEVNYNFDLFQNSELFGLQNSFLLGRSEESSEKSVSTRGTIQNQYFYWDPTDSSYMRFGVNGDGTAAPGMERAAQVNDLSWNQGTYLVYQGSWLNERLTAVAGIRRDRNDFRGRVEDFRQDTVTRNDPGAKEKDTSQAGITYKLTKNLSVYALKAEGIMPNFDGNRDVYGNAMDAVTAESEEAGVKFDMLDGKLSGTISAYRIKQTGTPIFYWWAPSPAKGRFDPDADIIYNVSDFNPTVEAEWRNGSFTVAKPQWDAAVDAGAAYQLDGAWYLNATAPEGVAYMDTVFNASKTTNPGWPGWLYIQDDNTNNATLDFASAEAGGYDAYLSGDQESSGWEAQFNYAPNDNMQFVLNYAQTKRSVVNAGAFPEYPWGAGGVDKWAVWYFPDGAWGLSGYSLDDQFLDPSDTSTWQGRGYGAGEKQDDTPRHSLSGWSNFRIDDGALAGFSFGLGFQYESEREYFSGITDGSGQLVTDTNGQRVVLETDTRINIDAMAKYDFKLGERNAHVQLNVYNVMNDQAAYGYIYAKPTEYRLQFGMDL
- a CDS encoding family 16 glycosylhydrolase, with the protein product MKLSKQLLRALAPCGAALLSLSFPSSARASEGWQLVWSDEFEGDGSPNLQWWDFEEGYLRNNELQYYTKKRLENCRKENGMLVIEARRDHFDGHAVTSASLTSRRSASWTYGRFEVRAQLAAGRGTWPAIWMLGDNIGEVGWPHCGEIDIMEFVGYDPDTVHGTVHTTAYNHIQNTARGGSTVRDDLTQSMHVYAVEWEPHEIRFYVDDELYYTFENDQLGNDSTWPFHRPQHLKLNLAIGGDWGGSQGVDPAIYPTQFLIDYVRVYQRHEQGPYTLKIDSTGPGTVRIEPEKESYAPGETVTLIADPDIGMRLGKWKNVQVDRSLKTELRLDRSLEIHADFLDPSSMLQNTDFSNGTSNWYSYVDANAAADIAVNAEKQATVTVSNAGSAAWHVQLGQGGFALENGHRYRLTFQAKSVSGSPKLVAAIAQNASPYATYQSSSIDLSPTLQEHAFSFTHTQSSESNARVEFRLGSSAGQVAINQVRLVNLDESPLTAYEQWKQQHGIRPLADDRDPDQDLRPNLLEYLLNTSPHSPNPFQPVALVSKINGQLILAPNFDANSKDESISVALQRSANLVDWEDGASSTLPFSRLKIMAPPPIQD
- a CDS encoding MFS transporter, encoding MTTATKGVSKSELLNSGSKDGERLSVSEKLSYGLGDTASNFFFQTFNLFLLYYYTDVFGIGPAAAGSIFLAARVVDMFSDPIMGVISDRTNSRWGKFRPYLLWMAIPYGMIGYLMFVVPDISEQGKLAYAYATYIAMMLAYTAINIPYSALLGVISPSSTERTLVSSYRFFGAFAGGLLISMFVRPLVYAIGGEDNEAFGFQVTMAIFAAVSVVMFFITFKGTRERVQPPASQKNNLGEDLRALVKNRPWLILFFVAVFTLANVAARGAATVYYFKYYVGASDAPMFLIFDQTSIVMTSGMLGLIAGVWLSKPLAARFEKRSIMIWFSLANAASMALFFVTPPDQFWLMLGLSVMGGFLAGPTVPLVWSMYADVADYGEWRWGRRSTGLVFSAALFAQKMGLAIGGAMAGWYLGLVGFEAGVEQGPAAMMGIRVLFSLFPAGLAAAAIVALVFYPLRTATLTQIERELGARRGAVE